Genomic DNA from Peribacillus simplex NBRC 15720 = DSM 1321:
CACTTAATAAATATCCTATCTTTCCGAACCTGCTTTTTTCCTGCTCATCAATATTGCTTGATGCATCTGAAATTAGTCCTACTCCCCAAAAATTAGAAAAATAATCGTTATTGGCCTGCCCGATATCAATTGAACGAACCCTGCCATTTACTAGTGCTTCTGCAGCTTGACGAACATTTTGAGGAATCTTTAATGTTCTGGAGAAGTCATTGCAAGTCCCTCCAGGTAAAATTCCAAACAACGGCCGCCTCCGAAGTGGTGAAAGGCCATTTACACACTCATGTACCGTTCCATCTCCTCCTAATACAAAAACTACATCCATGTCTTCACCAAATTCCAAACAATAACGGCATGCATCGCCTTTTTCCTTTGTTTGTAGAATGAGGAACTCATCAATATGTGGAGCTATTACTGGAAGACAACCCTCAAGATTCCTTTCGAGTTTATCATTCCCGGCATTTTCATTAAAAATCAGCATTCCCTTTTTCCATCGCATGATTCTTGCCCCCATATTATTGAAAGAATTGTCTTCTTCCCATCACTTATTCTTTTTCCTAAACCCCCGCTTTTGAAACTCATTAAGATTCAATTGAAAAAAAGAGGCTATACGCCCCTTTCGGTAAAGCCTTCATATATTCGTCAAATAATCCTTCATCATTAAGATAAGCTTTGAACACAAGGGACTTCTTTTATCATTTTTTTCCAAAAATAACAAAAGGCTTTCCAAGATGATGGGGCTTGGTCTAACTTTTGAAAACTCTTCCTGGATCGCCTTTAAAGCTTCCGTATTTTTACGTGTTTCCATTCCCTCTTCTTTACGTGTTTCCACTTCCAGCATCCTGACGATAATCGAATGAATTTCTTCTTTTGGGCTCATATCCCGCATCGAGCATCCTGGTAGGGGAAATTGTTTCAATAATGGATCTTCCATGTTCTGCAGGCTTGCGATAATGGAATCCATCCGGTTCAATATGAAGCTAGGTAACAATTCCACATCGAAAGCATTTTGTTTCCTTATCAATATTCCGATATATCCTTTGAAAAGGGAATCTAAAATTATGGTGCAATCCGGCAGAAGATCAGCCGAAAGTCCCGGGTACAGCTCAATAATTTTACGTTTGAACCAAATCAAGCCCTCTTCATGGATATAATGTAAAAATCTATCTAGTTCTTTGCTGATATGAACCATTTGTTCCTGCATCATCATTTGAATCAAGTTGGTATTTCCCGTCATATGCTCAATGTGAACAGTGATCTGCCTCATGAATTTGTCTTTACTGGACAATGAAGCATCCAGTTCAAGATCAAGTAATGAGTCCGTCAACGCTTCATAATAAAATTTAAAAATGGAGACTAGTAATTCTTCCTTAGATTTAAAATAATTATAAAAAGACCCCTTTGCTATCCCACATTTTTCAGCAATTTCCTGAACGGAAGTAGCATGATAGCCTTTTTCCGCGAAAAGCTCTACAGACTTATCTATGATCATCTTATTTTTTTCTTTCATCAAATTCATCCTATCTCTTAAAATTATCAATTGATGACCAATGGGTCACATCTTCCGAATTGTATCCCAAAACCCTTGAAATCACAACGTTAACACTAACGAATATTATCTATTGCAATCATAATCCATATACTATATATTTGAGTCTATGACCGACTAGTCACAATTTTATGTATGGAGGGTACAAGCTTGAATTCAATAATAAAATTTTCATTAAAGAATAAATTGGCAATCTGGTTGCTTACGATCATCATCGTAGCAGCTGGTTTATACTCCGGTTTAAACATGAAACAAGAAACCATTCCAAGCATCTCGACTCCTTTAATAAGCATCTCCACTGTATATCCTGGAGCTGCACCTGAAGAAGTAGCAGATAAACTCACAGACCAGATTGAGCAGAAAGTAACAAATTTGCCAGGAGTCGAATTAGTCAGTTCTTCGTCCATGGCTAATGTCTCTTCCATCCAATTACAATATGATTATGATACGGATATGGACGATGCAGTAAAAGAAGTGAAAGAAGCTTTAGAGAAACTAGAACTGCCTGAGGGAGTGGATGACCCAAGCGTATCTAAATTAGAATTAAACGCTTTTCCTGTCGTCGCACTCAGTGTAACAGATAAGGGTTCGGATTTACCAGCTCTTACAAAAAATGTGGAAGATGTGTTAGTACCTAAACTTGAAGGAATTGACGGCGTGACATCCGTATCAATTTCCGGACAACAAGTAAATGAAGGCAGCCTTGTATTCGACCAGGAAAAGATGGCTCAATACGGGCTCGATGAAGATACCGTAAAGAAGGTTATCCAGGCCGCAAACGTCAACATGCCGCTTGGCATATATAACTTTGATGATAAAGAAAAAACGATCGTTGTGGATGGAAACATCTCCACATTAAAAGACCTGAAAAATATTAAGATACCTTTAACCGGCGGCTCTCAAACTGGAACGCCAACACAAACCGTACCCGAAACCAATCAATTATCTCCTGAAATGGAAACGGGTCCTGCCCAACTACAAAATGTCAAATTATCAGACATTGCCGATGTTAAAATCACCGGTAAGGCTGAATCGATTTCAAGAACAAACGGTAGCGAATCGATTGGGATTCAGGTTACAAGATCGCCTGATGCCGATACAGTCGCAATCGTAGACGACGTAAAAGAAGAAGTATCGAACTTCAAAGAAGAATTTAAAGGCGTAAGTGTACACACTACGCTTGATCAAGCCCAACCGATTAAAGATTCTGTGGAAACCATGATCAGCAAGGCACTCTTCGGCTGTCTGTTTGCAGTCATTGTTATCATGCTGTTCCTTAGGAACTTTAAAACGACTCTCATTTCTGTCATTTCGATTCCATTATCCCTGTTAGCAGCCCTTTTGGTGCTCAAACAAATGGATATTTCATTGAATGTCATGACACTGGGGGCCATGACA
This window encodes:
- a CDS encoding YegS/Rv2252/BmrU family lipid kinase — its product is MRWKKGMLIFNENAGNDKLERNLEGCLPVIAPHIDEFLILQTKEKGDACRYCLEFGEDMDVVFVLGGDGTVHECVNGLSPLRRRPLFGILPGGTCNDFSRTLKIPQNVRQAAEALVNGRVRSIDIGQANNDYFSNFWGVGLISDASSNIDEQEKSRFGKIGYLLSAVRTIGENAPFPYKLEYDGEFIEGEAVMILVLNGCFIGTNLLPFPMVSPDDGLFGVAILENASLGALLEIIAMKRSRTENLSFGSGVTYIQAGALTIETKMPLDVDMDGENYRQTPAHIKVLAHHLSVLTPN
- a CDS encoding TetR/AcrR family transcriptional regulator; this translates as MKEKNKMIIDKSVELFAEKGYHATSVQEIAEKCGIAKGSFYNYFKSKEELLVSIFKFYYEALTDSLLDLELDASLSSKDKFMRQITVHIEHMTGNTNLIQMMMQEQMVHISKELDRFLHYIHEEGLIWFKRKIIELYPGLSADLLPDCTIILDSLFKGYIGILIRKQNAFDVELLPSFILNRMDSIIASLQNMEDPLLKQFPLPGCSMRDMSPKEEIHSIIVRMLEVETRKEEGMETRKNTEALKAIQEEFSKVRPSPIILESLLLFLEKNDKRSPLCSKLILMMKDYLTNI